The Humulus lupulus chromosome 4, drHumLupu1.1, whole genome shotgun sequence genome has a window encoding:
- the LOC133830969 gene encoding protein ALUMINUM SENSITIVE 3, with product MAFTQTTQNHSSFSSEALFAVHDQLLSAMDWSFLGEFLKGMVKPLAATVLVLLAVALSFLQKLGMESEMVYSIIRAFVQLSVIGFVLQFIFTQHNVAWILLAYLFMVTVAGYTAGQRAKHVPRGKLVAGVSILAGTSLTMFFLVVLRVFPFTPRYIIPVAGMMVGNSMTVTGVTMKRLRDDIRTQINLVETALALGATPRQATVQQVKRALVISLSPVVDNTKTVGLISLPGAMTGLIMGGASPLEAIQLQIIVMNFMIGACTVSSVLSTYLCWPGFFTKAYQLQTKVFVPP from the exons ATGGCGTTCACTCAAACGACACAGAACCACTCGTCGTTTTCCTCGGAAGCCCTCTTCGCCGTCCATGACCAGCTTCTGTCCGCCATGGACTGGTCGTTCTTGGGGGAGTTTCTAAAGGGCATGGTGAAGCCGCTGGCCGCCACCGTGCTGGTTCTCTTGGCGGTGGCGTTGTCGTTCTTGCAGAAGCTGGGAATGGAGAGTGAGATGGTTTATTCAATCATCAGAGCCTTTGTTCAGCTCTCTGTGATTGGGTTTGTTCTTCAGTTCATTTTTACTCAACACAATGTTGCTTGGATCCTTCTCGCTTACCTTTTCATG GTGACGGTGGCGGGATACACCGCCGGTCAACGGGCAAAACACGTTCCTAGAGGGAAATTAGTGGCGGGAGTGTCGATCCTGGCGGGAACTTCATTGACCATGTTCTTCCTGGTTGTTCTGAGAGTATTCCCGTTCACTCCACGCTATATTATCCCTGTTGCAGGAATGATGGTTGGGAATTCAATGACTGTAACTGGGGTCACCATGAAAAGACTCAGAGACGATATCAGAACTCAGATAAATCTT GTGGAGACAGCACTGGCTCTTGGGGCGACACCGCGGCAAGCGACGGTTCAGCAGGTGAAGAGGGCTCTGGTGATATCTCTGTCGCCGGTAGTAGACAACACGAAAACGGTGGGTCTTATCTCGCTTCCTGGGGCGATGACTGGGCTTATTATGGGAGGAGCCTCTCCATTAGAGGCTATTCAGCTTCAGATTATAGTGATGAACTTTATGATTGGTGCTTGTACAGTTAGTAGTGTTTTGTCTACCTATCTATGTTGGCCTGGCTTCTTCACCAAAGCTTATCAGTTGCAGACCAAAGTTTTTGTTCCACCATAA